One Denticeps clupeoides chromosome 3, fDenClu1.1, whole genome shotgun sequence DNA window includes the following coding sequences:
- the LOC114787087 gene encoding A disintegrin and metalloproteinase with thrombospondin motifs 19-like, whose protein sequence is RIAAFGADLDLVLKRDARFLSRAFAAERRPGAAAEPPGSAESGCYYSGTVLNHAGSSASFSACAGLMGFIQLSGDFLFIKPLNHTLGVTGHAHKVYRQKRSLEERPAKQTAPYYCGVISDRPKSKNKKFPENVRGKRYSYKLQQEYNIETLVVADPAMVKYHGPEAAKRYILTIMNMVFNLFQHKSLGIQINIRLTKLVLLSETPTGFYIGHHGEKMLESFCRWQQEEYGKKSDFSRSWREDIPLVDTAVFITRKDFCVHKDEPCDTVGIAYLSGMCSEKRKCILAEDNGLSLAFTIAHEMGHNMGVSHDNDHPSCADGLHIMSGEWIKGQNLGDLSWSSCSRVDVEKFLRSKASSCLSQTDPFSLNSVIQPSKLPGISYTADEQCQILFGPTASHCKKMHNVMCAGLWCNVDGEIDCKTKLDPPMDGTECDTGKWCRAGECVSRGLDLESALGEWGSWGPWGSCSRSCSSGIHSRLRQCDKLRTDGKVQDCHGSGVQYRICESHPCPTSTTSFRDKQCQSFSQLSHGWYAVMDDERPCTLFCSPSGKEQPVLLAEKVLDGTPCGPLESGLCANGTCQKVGCDGILSSLAREDHCGVCNGNGKTCKVIKGDFNHTNGSGYVDAIVIPKGARRIRVVEEKPAQSYLALKDTSKHSINSDWKIERPGSFNMAGTTVHYVRRGLWEKMTAKGPTTSPLHLMVLLFNDQNYGIHYEYTMPAETSTEPKTGAGVKPVEPLFMWTHSGWEDCHAVCGGGQRMTIVTCTKIINKTTSLVDNRKCRHLTKPEPQVRKCNEQPCQTRWLMTEWTSCSRTCGKGSQSRQVACTLQMPNGTLVKAKDRDCSGPKPTSTQGCEGQDCLTFWEAGVWSECSAKCGRGARHRMVKCTNPRKKCDLSTFPREVEECEDYSKCYVWRTGDWSKCSVTCGKGMQSRVIQCMHKITGRHGNECFSSEKPAAYRPCHQQPCNQRINVNTITSPRLAALTFKCLQDQWPVYCRVIREKNLCTDMRWYQRCCETCRDFYAQKLQQRS, encoded by the exons AGAATCGCAGCCTTCGGCGCGGACCTGGACCTCGTTCTCAAGCGGGACGCGCGGTTCCTGTCCCGGGCGTTCGCGGCGGAGAGGAGACCCGGGGCGGCCGCCGAGCCGCCCGGCAGCGCGGAGAGCGGCTGCTACTACAGCGGGACCGTCCTCAACCACGCCGGGTCCAGCGCCTCCTTCAGCGCCTGCGCCGGCCTG ATGGGATTTATTCAGCTCAGtggagattttctttttatcaaGCCTTTGAATCACACTCTTGGAGTCACAGGACATGCTCATAAAGTATACAGGCAAAAGCGTTCCCTGGAAGAGAGGCCTGCCAAGCAGACAGCACCCTACTACTGTGGAGTAATCTCTG ACAGaccaaaaagtaaaaacaagAAGTTTCCAGAAAATGTAAGGGGCAAAAGGTACTCATATAAACTACAGCAGGAATACAATATAGAGACCCTGGTTGTTGCAGATCCTGCTATGGTCAAGTACCATGGCCCAGAAGCAGCAAAACGCTATATCCTCACAATTATGAACATG GTCTTTAACTTGTTCCAACACAAAAGCCTTGGCATCCAGATCAATATCCGGCTAACTAAACTGGTCTTGCTGTCGGAAACACCA ACAGGTTTCTATATTGGTCACCATGGAGAGAAGATGTTGGAGAGCTTCTGCCGCTGGCAGCAGGAGGAGTATGGGAAGAAGAGTGACTTCAGCAGGTCATGGAGAGAGGACATCCCTTTGGTGGACACTGCAGTCTTCATCACAAG GAAGGATTTCTGTGTCCATAAAGATGAGCCATGTGACACAGTCG GGATTGCTTATCTCAGTGGAATGTGCAGTGAGAAGAGGAAGTGCATTTTGGCTGAAGACAATGGCCTGAGCCTGGCTTTCACCATTGCCCATGAGATGGGCCATAA TATGGGGGTTAGTCATGACAACGACCACCCATCCTGTGCTGATGGCCTTCACATCATGTCTGGGGAGTGGATCAAAGGGCAGAACCTGGGAGATCTATCCTGGTCAAGCTGCAGCCGTGTGGATGTGGAAAAGTTCCTCAG ATCCAAGGCAAGCAGCTGTCTTTCGCAGACAGACCCATTCAGCCTCAACTCAGTCATTCAGCCGTCCAAACTCCCAGGCATAAGCTACACTGCAGACGAACAGTGTCAGATCCTCTTTGGCCCAACTGCCTCGCACTGCAAGAAGATGCAT AATGTGATGTGCGCCGGACTCTGGTGCAATGTGGATGGAGAAATAGATTGCAAGACCAAGCTGGACCCACCCATGGATGGGACCGAGTGTGACACTGGAAAG TGGTGCCGGGCTGGAGAGTGTGTCAGCCGAGGACTGGACCTAGAGTCTGCCTTGGGGGAGTGGGGCTCCTGGGGACCCTGGGGCTCATGCAGCCGGTCCTGCAGCAGTGGGATCCACAGTCGGCTGCGCCAGTGTGACAAGTTGAG GACTGATGGGAAAGTGCAGGACTGCCACGGGTCCGGAGTACAGTACAGAATCTGCGAAAGCCATCCCTGCCCCACCAGCACAACCAGCTTCAGGGACAAGCAATGCCAGTCGTTCAGCCAGCTCTCCCACGGCTGGTATGCTGTCATGGATgatg agAGGCCATGCACTCTGTTCTGCTCCCCTTCGGGCAAAGAGCAGCCTGTTCTGCTAGCAGAGAAGGTCCTGGATGGTACCCCATGTGGCCCACTGGAATCTGGCCTTTGTGCCAATGGTACATGTCAG AAGGTGGGCTGTGATGGTATACTCTCATCCCTTGCCAGAGAAGACCACTGTGGAGTTtgtaatggaaatggaaaaaccTGCAAAGTCATCAAGGGTGACTTCAACCACACAAACGGGTCAG gtTATGTGGACGCCATAGTCATTCCTAAAGGTGCTAGAAGAATACGAGTGGTTGAGGAGAAGCCTGCTCAAAGTTATCTAG CGCTCAAAGACACAAGCAAGCACTCCATCAACAGTGACTGGAAGATAGAGCGGCCGGGCTCCTTTAACATGGCCGGCACCACCGTGCACTACGTCAGGAGAGGATTGTGGGAGAAAATGACTGCCAAAGGGCCCACAACGTCTCCGCTGCATCTCATG GTTCTGCTTTTCAATGACCAGAATTATGGAATCCACTATGAATACACCATGCCTGCAGAAACAAGTACTGAGCCCAAGACTGGGGCAGGAGTCAAGCCTGTGGAGCCCCTTTTTATGTGGACCCATTCAGGCTGGGAAGACTGCCATGCAGTGTGTGGAGGAG GACAAAGAATGACCATTGTGACATGCACTAAAATTATCAACAAGACCACGAGTTTGGTGGACAACCGCAAGTGCCGCCACCTGACCAAACCAGAGCCACAAGTGCGCAAATGTAATGAACAGCCCTGCCAGACAAG GTGGTTGATGACAGAATGGACGTCATGCTCACGGACATGTGGCAAAGGCTCACAGAGTCGACAGGTGGCCTGCACCCTACAGATGCCCAATGGCACCCTGGTCAAGGCCAAGGACCGTGACTGCTCAGGCCCTAAACCAACCTCCACCCAGGGCTGTGAAGGACAGGACTGCCTGACTTTCTGGGAGGCAGGAGTGTGGTCTGag TGCTCAGCGAAATGTGGCCGCGGCGCTCGCCATCGCATGGTGAAATGCACTAATCCACGCAAGAAATGCGACTTGAGCACCTTCCCCCGCGAGGTCGAGGAGTGTGAGGACTACTCCAAGTGCTATGTCTGGCGGACGGGCGACTGGTCCAAG tGCTCTGTCACCTGTGGCAAGGGAATGCAATCCAGGGTGATCCAGTGCATGCACAAGATCACAGGACGTCATGGCAACGAGTGTTTCTCATCCGAGAAACCTGCTGCCTATCGGCCGTGCCACCAGCAACCCTGCAATCAAAGGATCAACGTCAACACCATCACGTCTCCACGACTGG CTGCCCTGACGTTTAAGTGCCTGCAGGACCAGTGGCCGGTGTACTGCAGGGTGATTCGCGAGAAGAACTTATGCACAGACATGCGCTGGTACCAGCGCTGCTGTGAAACATGCCGGGACTTTTACGCACAGAAGCTGCAGCAGAGAAGCTGA
- the minar2 gene encoding major intrinsically disordered NOTCH2-binding receptor 1-like, with amino-acid sequence MDITVLPNNNHPEKFLQLDVGMLPATHGMFQVGYIAGAALSGQRRWHNRVYSKRERRHQREERPSPEGSPVFLDSVLQKHITPVTLKPKIKTNPLYSDIQPIDIEDNQKSKPSWTIQEYDKHTIHGNLEDYLKEDPKDLSFWLEELYTPGYDSLLKKKEAELKRNKFCKIVTAVFLSICAIIIIITVPVIVTRNKT; translated from the exons ATGGACATCACTGTGCTGCCCAACAACAACCACCCAGAGAAGTTCCTGCAGCTGGACGTTGGCATGCTGCCGGCCACCCACGGCATGTTCCAGGTTGGCTATATAGCAGGAGCTGCACTGTCGGGGCAGCGGCGGTGGCACAACAGAGTCTACTCTAAG CGGGAAAGAAGACACCAGAGGGAAGAGAGGCCATCGCCAGAGGGCAGCCCGGTCTTTTTAGACTCAGTTCTGCAGAAACACATCACACCAGTCACCCTGAAACCAAAGATCAAGACCAATCCACTGTACTCAGACATACAGCCTATTGACATTGAGGACAATCAAAAGTCCAAACCCTCCTGGACCATTCAGGAATACGACAAGCACACAATACATGGCAATTTGGAAGACTATTTAAAG GAGGACCCAAAGGACCTGAGTTTTTGGCTGGAAGAGCTCTACACCCCCGGATATGACTCCCtattgaaaaagaaagaggCTGAGCTAAAGAGGAACAAGTTTTGCAAAATAGTGACTGCAGTCTTCCTGTCGATATGTGCAATCATTATCATCATTACTGTGCCAGTCATAGTTACGCGCAATAAAACCTGA